The following are from one region of the Polynucleobacter sp. MWH-CaK5 genome:
- a CDS encoding glutamine--tRNA ligase/YqeY domain fusion protein, translated as MSEKKNPIPSKFETLEVSNFLRQIIDADLAQGKHSKRLEASGKPLPSVITRFPPEPNGYLHIGHAKSICLNFGLARDYAHALNGARCNMRFDDTNPSKEETEYVDSIIDAVRWLGFDWIHEGVEHQHYASDYFDQLYEFAEKLIEANKAYVDSQSADEIHKNRGNFTQLGTNSPFRNRSAEENLALFREMKSGKYPDGAHVLRLKIDMSHPNIVLRDPVVYRIRHAHHHRTGDKWCIYPLYDFTHCISDALENITHSICTLEFENNRPLYDWVLEALKEVGVFKDPLPKQYEFARLNLTYAITSKRKLLQLVEEKRVDGWDDPRMPTLVGIRRRGFTPESIRLFCERIGVSKADSWIDMSVLEQALRDDLDAKAERAFVVLKPLKLIIDNFDANHSEPCSAPKHPHHEDWGRREFNLSKELWIEEDDFMIEPVKGFFRLYPPANGEAGSRVRLRHGFVIECTGYDTDASGKVIAVHANYFPDSKSGTPESNNYKVKGNLHWVSAKEGIKAEIRVYDRLFTDPHPDSGDKNFLDAINQDSKQILHAYLEPSLKDAKAEQRFQFERHGYFVADRIDHTASKPVFNLCVGLKDIWK; from the coding sequence ATGTCTGAAAAGAAGAACCCAATTCCTTCTAAATTCGAGACCCTAGAGGTCTCGAATTTTTTGCGTCAAATCATTGATGCCGATCTTGCCCAAGGCAAGCACTCTAAGCGCTTAGAGGCCTCTGGCAAGCCACTCCCAAGCGTTATCACCAGGTTCCCACCTGAGCCAAATGGTTACCTGCACATCGGTCATGCCAAGAGCATTTGCTTGAACTTTGGCCTTGCCAGAGATTATGCACACGCTTTGAACGGCGCCCGCTGCAACATGCGCTTTGATGACACCAATCCAAGTAAAGAAGAGACTGAATACGTTGATAGCATCATTGATGCCGTCCGTTGGTTAGGCTTTGATTGGATCCATGAAGGTGTTGAGCATCAACACTATGCCAGCGACTATTTTGACCAATTGTATGAATTTGCAGAAAAGTTAATTGAGGCTAATAAAGCTTATGTTGACAGTCAATCTGCTGATGAAATTCATAAAAATCGCGGTAACTTTACCCAGCTGGGCACAAACAGCCCATTTAGAAACCGCAGTGCGGAAGAGAATTTGGCTTTATTCAGAGAGATGAAGTCTGGCAAATACCCAGATGGCGCTCATGTATTGAGACTCAAAATTGACATGAGTCATCCAAACATTGTTTTACGTGACCCAGTGGTGTATCGCATTCGTCACGCCCACCATCATCGCACCGGTGATAAGTGGTGCATCTACCCACTTTATGACTTCACTCATTGCATCTCTGATGCTTTAGAAAACATCACTCACTCCATCTGTACTTTGGAGTTTGAGAACAATCGCCCACTCTATGACTGGGTATTAGAAGCACTCAAAGAAGTGGGTGTCTTCAAAGATCCTTTACCAAAGCAATATGAGTTCGCGCGTTTAAATTTAACGTATGCCATCACCAGCAAGCGCAAGCTATTGCAGTTGGTTGAAGAAAAACGTGTGGATGGTTGGGATGATCCGCGCATGCCAACCTTGGTGGGTATCAGACGTCGTGGCTTCACCCCTGAAAGTATTCGTTTGTTCTGCGAGCGCATTGGCGTATCCAAAGCAGATAGCTGGATCGATATGTCTGTGCTTGAGCAAGCCTTGCGTGATGATCTAGACGCTAAGGCAGAGCGCGCTTTTGTGGTGTTAAAGCCTTTGAAACTCATCATTGATAACTTTGATGCTAACCACAGCGAACCTTGCTCTGCGCCCAAACATCCTCACCATGAGGATTGGGGTCGCCGCGAATTCAATCTAAGCAAAGAGCTTTGGATTGAAGAAGATGACTTCATGATCGAACCAGTCAAAGGTTTCTTCAGACTCTATCCACCTGCGAATGGTGAAGCAGGCAGTCGTGTGCGCCTGCGTCATGGCTTTGTGATTGAGTGCACAGGCTACGACACCGATGCCAGCGGCAAAGTGATCGCAGTTCATGCCAATTACTTCCCTGATAGCAAGAGCGGCACGCCTGAGTCGAATAATTACAAGGTGAAGGGCAATCTTCACTGGGTCAGCGCCAAAGAAGGTATCAAGGCTGAGATCCGCGTTTACGATCGTTTATTCACCGACCCACATCCAGACAGTGGTGATAAGAACTTCTTGGACGCCATCAATCAGGATTCAAAACAAATTTTGCATGCTTACTTAGAGCCAAGCCTAAAAGATGCAAAAGCTGAACAGCGCTTTCAGTTTGAACGTCATGGTTATTTTGTGGCGGATCGAATTGATCACACAGCATCCAAGCCAGTGTTTAACTTGTGTGTGGGCTTGAAAGATATTTGGAAGTAA
- a CDS encoding SDR family oxidoreductase, with amino-acid sequence MQRIGKPRILIVGCGDVGMRLLPLLVRKYRVFALTSSTSRMSALRQAGAIPIYGNLDQPETLWRLPHLAAQVIHLAPPATQGLQDRRTSNLLSILSHGAGFIRQLIYISTTGVYGDCQGALIDETKTLNPSTARAQRRVSAEQQIRAWGMSGVQTHILRVPGIYAGDRLPVERLGRGTPVLNADEDVYTNHVNADDLARLITYVLWRGKSQRVINACDDGQLKMADYFDLIAEKMDLPKPPRASRQDLSAQLDPMMLSFMSESRRIQNKRLKELRFKLRYPTVEDCLNSL; translated from the coding sequence ATGCAACGTATTGGTAAACCTAGAATTCTTATCGTTGGTTGTGGCGACGTCGGTATGCGCTTGCTGCCGCTATTGGTGAGGAAATACCGAGTGTTTGCTCTGACTTCTTCAACCAGCAGGATGTCGGCATTGAGGCAGGCTGGGGCAATTCCTATCTATGGGAATCTTGACCAGCCAGAGACTCTATGGCGTTTACCTCACTTGGCTGCCCAAGTGATCCATTTGGCCCCGCCGGCTACTCAAGGCCTTCAAGATCGTCGTACAAGTAACTTGCTGTCAATTTTATCTCACGGGGCAGGATTTATCAGGCAACTGATTTATATCAGCACCACGGGCGTCTATGGAGACTGTCAGGGGGCTTTGATTGATGAAACCAAAACCCTGAACCCAAGCACGGCTCGGGCTCAAAGAAGGGTCTCTGCCGAGCAGCAAATCAGGGCGTGGGGCATGTCAGGGGTTCAGACACATATTTTGAGAGTTCCTGGCATTTATGCCGGTGATCGACTCCCCGTCGAAAGATTGGGGCGGGGAACTCCTGTACTGAATGCTGATGAGGATGTTTATACGAATCACGTCAATGCTGATGACTTAGCCAGATTGATCACTTATGTTTTGTGGAGAGGTAAATCTCAGCGCGTCATCAATGCCTGTGATGACGGTCAATTAAAGATGGCTGATTACTTTGACTTGATTGCTGAAAAGATGGATTTACCAAAACCTCCAAGAGCATCGAGGCAGGACTTGAGCGCACAGTTAGATCCTATGATGCTGTCGTTCATGAGTGAGTCGCGACGCATTCAGAATAAGCGCTTGAAAGAACTCAGATTTAAACTTCGCTACCCGACTGTGGAAGACTGTTTAAATTCTCTTTAA
- a CDS encoding CDP-6-deoxy-delta-3,4-glucoseen reductase produces MSYQITIKTSGKTFSANGDETVLEAAMRQGINLPYGCKNGACGSCKGKIESGQVSHGQHQEKALTAEEAFNGCALFCCAKAESDLVIDVKEVPLNGDVTIKKIPCRVASLEQAADDVVIVKLQLPATEKFQFLAGQYIEFLLKDKRRAYSIASAPHEEGPLELHIRHMPGGSFTDFVFGKTENGTTLKEKDILRFEGPMGSFFLREDSDKPIIFIASGTGFAPIRGIIEHMRHAGITRPVKLYWGGRRPKDFYRDALCQSWAKEIPNFSYIPVASDATPEDQWTGRTGFVHVAAMEDNPDMSGYQVYACGAPIVVESAKNDFVAKCHLPADEFYADAFTSAADLAKKNATA; encoded by the coding sequence GTGTCTTACCAAATAACCATTAAAACCAGCGGAAAAACATTTAGTGCCAACGGCGATGAAACTGTTTTAGAAGCCGCGATGCGTCAAGGCATCAATTTACCTTATGGTTGCAAAAATGGTGCCTGCGGCTCTTGCAAGGGCAAGATTGAATCTGGTCAGGTTTCACATGGCCAACACCAAGAAAAGGCTTTGACAGCTGAAGAGGCTTTCAATGGCTGCGCCCTATTTTGCTGCGCCAAAGCAGAGTCCGATTTGGTGATTGATGTGAAAGAAGTGCCATTGAATGGCGATGTCACGATCAAGAAGATTCCTTGTCGCGTGGCCAGCCTAGAGCAAGCAGCGGACGATGTGGTGATTGTGAAACTACAACTACCTGCTACCGAGAAGTTTCAGTTTTTAGCAGGTCAATACATTGAGTTTTTATTGAAAGACAAACGTCGCGCTTACTCAATTGCAAGTGCTCCGCATGAAGAAGGTCCTCTAGAGCTGCACATCAGACACATGCCTGGTGGCTCATTCACCGACTTTGTATTTGGCAAAACTGAGAACGGCACGACCCTCAAAGAAAAAGATATTTTGCGTTTTGAAGGCCCTATGGGCAGCTTCTTCTTGCGCGAAGACTCTGACAAGCCAATCATCTTTATTGCCTCAGGCACGGGCTTTGCCCCAATCAGAGGCATCATCGAGCACATGCGTCATGCAGGCATCACTCGTCCAGTAAAGCTTTACTGGGGCGGTCGTCGACCAAAAGATTTTTATCGTGATGCCTTGTGCCAATCATGGGCGAAAGAAATCCCTAATTTCTCATACATTCCGGTTGCTTCAGACGCTACCCCAGAAGATCAATGGACAGGTCGAACAGGCTTTGTTCACGTGGCAGCAATGGAAGATAATCCAGACATGTCGGGCTACCAAGTGTATGCCTGTGGCGCACCGATTGTGGTTGAATCCGCTAAAAACGATTTCGTTGCAAAATGTCACTTACCAGCTGATGAGTTTTACGCAGACGCATTCACATCTGCAGCTGATTTAGCCAAGAAAAATGCCACTGCTTGA
- a CDS encoding acetylornithine transaminase, with protein MTIDTHSVMYITKRPDLVFTEGQGSWLVDQNGKKYLDFLQGWAVNCLGHSNPGMIEAIEKQAKKVINPSPAFYNEPMIALSNLLTANSCFDKVFFANSGAEANEGAIKLARKWGKLHKNNAFEIITFNHGFHGRTLATMSASGKEGWDTMFAPQVPGFPKAELNDIESVKKLINDKTVAIMLEPVQGEGGVIPADHQFMRDLREITKQNKILLIVDEVQAGCGRTGKLFAHQLYNINPDIMTLGKGIGGGVPLAALLATDEVACFEPGDQGGTYNGNPLMTAVGFSVISQLLAPGFLDEVLAKGEYLRELLLDLSKELGLDGERGEGLLRALKLNRDIGPEIVERARNLEPIGLLLNSPRPNLIRFMPALNISREELKQMVDLLRGVIQSIK; from the coding sequence ATGACTATTGATACCCATTCAGTGATGTACATCACCAAACGTCCAGACTTGGTTTTCACCGAAGGTCAGGGTTCTTGGTTGGTTGATCAGAACGGTAAAAAATATTTAGACTTTTTACAAGGTTGGGCTGTTAACTGCTTGGGTCATTCAAACCCAGGCATGATTGAGGCGATTGAAAAGCAAGCTAAAAAGGTCATCAACCCAAGCCCTGCTTTTTATAACGAGCCGATGATTGCGCTGTCTAATTTACTGACTGCCAATAGTTGCTTTGACAAAGTATTTTTTGCCAACAGCGGCGCTGAAGCCAACGAAGGTGCTATCAAGCTAGCTCGTAAATGGGGTAAGCTTCATAAAAACAATGCATTTGAAATCATCACTTTCAATCATGGGTTTCACGGCAGAACCTTGGCCACGATGAGCGCTTCTGGTAAAGAAGGCTGGGACACGATGTTTGCTCCTCAAGTTCCTGGTTTTCCAAAAGCAGAATTGAACGACATTGAATCAGTCAAAAAACTGATCAACGATAAAACTGTGGCCATCATGCTTGAGCCCGTTCAAGGTGAAGGTGGCGTTATTCCAGCGGATCATCAGTTCATGCGTGATCTTCGCGAAATCACCAAGCAAAATAAAATCTTATTGATCGTTGACGAAGTTCAAGCTGGTTGCGGCAGAACAGGCAAACTATTTGCCCATCAGCTTTACAACATCAACCCTGACATCATGACGCTAGGCAAAGGCATTGGTGGCGGCGTGCCATTGGCCGCACTTCTAGCCACCGATGAAGTTGCTTGCTTTGAACCAGGCGATCAAGGTGGCACTTATAACGGCAATCCTTTGATGACTGCGGTAGGATTTAGCGTCATCTCTCAGTTATTGGCCCCAGGATTCTTGGATGAAGTACTTGCCAAAGGTGAGTACCTAAGAGAATTATTACTAGATCTGAGCAAAGAACTCGGTCTTGATGGTGAGCGCGGCGAAGGCTTATTGAGAGCGCTCAAATTGAATCGTGACATCGGACCTGAAATCGTTGAACGCGCTCGCAATCTTGAGCCGATTGGTCTTCTATTGAATTCACCTCGCCCAAATTTAATTCGCTTCATGCCAGCGCTGAATATCAGCCGTGAAGAATTAAAACAAATGGTAGACCTCTTAAGAGGCGTGATCCAATCAATTAAGTAA
- the ispH gene encoding 4-hydroxy-3-methylbut-2-enyl diphosphate reductase, producing MTTPAQTSSDVLNDGEILLAQPRGFCAGVDRAITIVEQALTKFGAPIYVRHEIVHNAYVVNDLRARGAIFVDELHEVPPGNTLIFSAHGVSPAVRQEAEERGLKIFDATCPLVTKVHVEVIKMRKEGMTIVMIGHRGHPEVEGTMGQAPEGIQLVENIHDVQALTIPSDSPVAYVTQTTLSVDETKEIVDALKAKYPHIQQPKKQDICYATQNRQDAVKFMAPQVELVIVVGSPNSSNSNRLRELSEKLGVVSYMVDHPSQLNPEWFVGKKRIGLTAGASAPESLAQSIIDRIKELGPKSVRPLEGIVENTAFPLPKGL from the coding sequence ATGACGACGCCTGCTCAAACAAGTTCTGATGTGTTGAATGACGGCGAAATTTTGCTGGCTCAACCCAGGGGCTTTTGTGCGGGAGTTGATCGTGCCATCACAATTGTTGAGCAGGCTTTGACAAAGTTTGGGGCGCCTATTTATGTGCGCCATGAAATTGTTCATAACGCCTATGTCGTGAATGATTTGCGAGCTCGTGGCGCCATCTTTGTCGATGAGCTTCATGAGGTTCCGCCTGGTAATACTTTGATCTTCAGCGCGCACGGTGTTTCGCCAGCGGTGAGACAAGAGGCAGAAGAGCGTGGCTTGAAGATATTTGATGCGACCTGTCCTTTGGTGACAAAGGTGCACGTTGAAGTTATAAAAATGCGCAAAGAGGGCATGACGATCGTCATGATTGGTCATCGTGGTCATCCTGAAGTTGAAGGCACCATGGGCCAGGCGCCGGAAGGCATTCAACTGGTGGAAAACATTCATGATGTTCAAGCTTTGACGATTCCGTCGGATAGTCCTGTTGCTTATGTGACTCAAACAACTTTGTCGGTTGATGAAACCAAAGAAATTGTGGACGCATTAAAAGCGAAGTACCCACATATTCAGCAACCGAAAAAACAAGACATTTGCTACGCCACTCAAAATCGTCAAGATGCTGTGAAGTTCATGGCTCCACAAGTTGAACTGGTGATTGTGGTTGGTAGCCCCAATAGCTCTAACTCCAATCGCTTGAGAGAATTGTCTGAAAAGCTTGGAGTTGTTTCCTACATGGTGGACCATCCTAGTCAGTTAAATCCTGAATGGTTTGTAGGTAAAAAGAGAATTGGTCTGACTGCAGGTGCGTCTGCACCAGAGAGCTTGGCTCAATCAATCATTGATCGCATCAAAGAGTTGGGGCCTAAGAGTGTGAGACCTTTAGAAGGGATTGTTGAGAACACGGCATTCCCTTTGCCCAAGGGGCTTTAA
- a CDS encoding peptidylprolyl isomerase produces MTESNMASGAEVTANSFLTLNYRISLPEGGDVVNTFEDKPATLMMGTGQFSPTLEQALVGMLLNERKTFTMAPEVAFGEKNPDLIRTISLATLRENSSPEEEYLPGDMIEFNAPNGATYSGTLLAIDGDSATFDFNHPLSGKTILFEAEIIAIL; encoded by the coding sequence ATGACTGAATCTAATATGGCTAGCGGAGCCGAAGTTACCGCCAATTCGTTCTTGACCTTGAACTACAGGATTTCTTTGCCCGAGGGTGGAGACGTCGTGAACACTTTCGAGGACAAGCCTGCCACTTTGATGATGGGCACTGGGCAATTCTCGCCCACGCTCGAACAAGCATTGGTCGGCATGCTCCTGAATGAGCGTAAAACCTTCACCATGGCTCCTGAAGTTGCCTTTGGCGAGAAGAACCCGGATTTGATCAGAACAATCTCTTTGGCAACTTTGCGCGAGAACTCTTCTCCTGAAGAAGAGTATTTGCCTGGCGACATGATTGAGTTCAACGCACCCAATGGTGCAACTTACTCTGGAACGCTTTTGGCAATTGATGGTGATTCTGCAACTTTTGACTTTAACCATCCTTTGTCGGGCAAAACAATTTTGTTCGAAGCAGAAATCATCGCGATTCTTTAA
- the radC gene encoding DNA repair protein RadC: MSGPSSMNDAELLSIILRTGNQGENSLNLSHRLIQEFGSLSAILNASFKDFEAYKGIGISKWSQLQVIHELVQRSYKEKIKQQSILTSTDLVKSYLIGLIGQREYEVFVCLYLDIHLRLIDTHEIFRGSISETAVHVREIAKECLLRNASNLIIAHNHPSGSLKPSQEDITLTIVLHEALQLIEVNLLDHCIVTKRGASSFLELKIMPFKDSKH, translated from the coding sequence TTGAGTGGGCCAAGCTCCATGAATGACGCTGAGCTACTCTCCATCATCCTCAGAACAGGCAACCAAGGAGAAAACTCCTTGAATCTATCCCATCGACTCATCCAGGAATTTGGTTCGCTCTCAGCCATCCTCAACGCAAGCTTCAAAGACTTTGAAGCTTATAAAGGTATTGGCATTTCTAAATGGTCACAACTACAAGTCATTCACGAACTGGTGCAGCGCAGCTACAAAGAGAAGATCAAACAACAAAGTATTTTGACTTCGACCGATTTGGTTAAAAGCTATTTGATTGGATTGATTGGTCAGAGGGAGTATGAGGTCTTTGTCTGTCTTTATTTGGATATCCATTTAAGGCTGATTGATACCCATGAAATCTTTCGAGGGTCCATCTCAGAAACAGCGGTTCATGTTCGTGAAATTGCCAAAGAATGTTTACTGAGAAACGCGAGTAATTTGATCATTGCCCACAATCATCCCAGCGGAAGCTTAAAGCCCAGTCAAGAGGACATCACTTTGACCATTGTTTTGCATGAAGCCTTGCAACTGATTGAGGTTAATCTGCTCGATCACTGCATTGTGACAAAAAGAGGAGCCTCATCTTTCTTAGAGCTTAAGATAATGCCATTTAAAGATAGTAAACACTAA
- the rpmB gene encoding 50S ribosomal protein L28, translating into MAKVCQVTGKKPMVGNNVSHANNKTKRRFLPNLQNRRFWVESENRWVSLRITNAGLRMIDKVGIDAVLVDLRTRGEI; encoded by the coding sequence ATGGCAAAAGTATGCCAAGTCACCGGGAAAAAGCCGATGGTCGGCAACAATGTTTCCCATGCAAACAATAAGACAAAACGTCGCTTTTTGCCTAATCTGCAAAATCGTCGTTTTTGGGTTGAATCTGAAAACCGTTGGGTAAGCTTACGCATTACCAACGCCGGTCTTCGCATGATCGATAAAGTAGGCATCGACGCTGTATTGGTTGATTTGCGTACTCGCGGTGAAATCTAA
- the rpmG gene encoding 50S ribosomal protein L33 has product MAKGGREKIKLESTAGTGHFYTTTKNKRTMPEKMEIMKFDPKARKHVSYKETKIK; this is encoded by the coding sequence ATGGCTAAAGGTGGACGCGAAAAAATCAAATTAGAATCGACTGCAGGTACTGGTCACTTCTACACAACAACTAAGAACAAACGTACCATGCCTGAGAAAATGGAGATCATGAAGTTTGATCCTAAAGCTCGCAAGCATGTGTCTTACAAAGAAACAAAGATTAAATAA
- a CDS encoding fatty acid desaturase translates to MAWLEQTRDFVLNWIANGYLNWSWWQILLITLLLTHITIASVTIFLHRCQAHRALELHAIPSHFFRFWLWLTTGMVTKEWAAIHRKHHAKCETVDDPHSPQVLGIGTVLSRGAELYRAEAKNKETIEKFGHGTPDDWMEKNLYSKYQWQGVALMLIIDVILFGALGATVWAVQMLWIPITAAGIINGMGHYWGYRNYDCEDASTNLMPWGILIGGEELHNNHHTYATSAKLSNKWYEFDIGWVYIRALEMAGLAKVKKLPPKPVLAELEQASEKTLQAVIANRYEVMARYSKTLRQTFDAEVAHMKELAAQFGDQRLWLYKDEAKLTEAELANLEKLMATNKSVKLMVEMRRELASLWQRSHVTKEQLIAQLQQWCHKAETSGMAGLQEFSLRLRRYTV, encoded by the coding sequence ATGGCTTGGTTAGAACAAACTAGAGATTTTGTGTTGAATTGGATTGCAAATGGCTACCTGAATTGGTCTTGGTGGCAGATTTTGTTGATCACACTGTTGTTGACTCACATCACCATTGCCAGCGTGACAATCTTTTTGCATCGTTGTCAGGCTCATCGCGCCTTAGAGTTACACGCCATCCCATCTCATTTCTTCCGTTTTTGGTTGTGGTTAACCACCGGTATGGTGACCAAAGAGTGGGCGGCGATTCATCGCAAGCACCACGCTAAGTGCGAAACCGTTGATGATCCTCACAGCCCTCAAGTATTAGGTATTGGTACTGTTTTATCGAGAGGCGCTGAGTTGTATCGCGCTGAAGCTAAGAACAAAGAAACCATTGAGAAGTTTGGTCACGGTACACCTGATGACTGGATGGAAAAAAATCTTTACTCAAAATATCAATGGCAAGGTGTTGCATTGATGTTGATCATTGATGTGATTCTGTTTGGAGCGCTGGGCGCCACTGTCTGGGCTGTTCAAATGTTGTGGATCCCAATCACAGCAGCGGGCATCATCAATGGCATGGGTCACTACTGGGGCTATCGCAATTACGATTGCGAAGACGCTTCTACTAACTTAATGCCTTGGGGCATTTTGATTGGTGGTGAAGAGTTGCACAACAATCATCACACCTATGCAACCAGCGCCAAGCTTTCTAACAAATGGTATGAGTTTGATATTGGTTGGGTTTACATCCGTGCATTAGAAATGGCTGGTTTAGCCAAAGTTAAAAAATTGCCACCTAAGCCAGTATTGGCTGAACTTGAGCAGGCTTCAGAAAAGACTTTGCAAGCAGTGATCGCTAACCGATATGAAGTGATGGCGCGTTATTCAAAAACTTTGCGTCAAACATTCGATGCTGAAGTTGCGCACATGAAAGAATTGGCGGCTCAGTTTGGTGATCAACGTCTTTGGTTGTACAAAGATGAAGCCAAGTTAACTGAAGCTGAGCTTGCGAACCTTGAGAAGCTCATGGCAACGAACAAGTCAGTGAAGTTGATGGTTGAGATGCGTCGTGAATTAGCCAGTCTTTGGCAGCGTTCACACGTGACCAAAGAACAATTGATTGCTCAGTTGCAGCAGTGGTGCCATAAGGCTGAAACAAGCGGCATGGCGGGCTTGCAAGAGTTCTCATTGCGTCTGCGTAGATACACGGTATAA
- a CDS encoding RsmB/NOP family class I SAM-dependent RNA methyltransferase, protein MTTDQKAIAARAKALPQHVEHLGIVITELMKFAHPADMVVSRYFRSNPRLGNRDRALIAEASFAFLRRKTEISQFAESGAGPLARRLALLALLVTMIESGLGSGNRSESALADLAFVVHPNEIDWLQRFGTIDRNTLAPLTRVNLPEWIWNALGSSVPKDECLPLAEAMLKAASLDLRVNTIKTQREDLLGVLNDLGGRYAAEPTPYAPNGVRLKGKPALQTQEFFKNGFAEVQDEGSQLLGMLLEPKRGEMVVDFCAGAGGKTLSLGAMMKSSGRLYAFDVSEKRLANLKPRLAKSGLSNVHPVWIDNENDAKVKRLAGKIDRVLVDAPCSGLGTLRRNPDLKWRQSPQSVAELTQKQLSILTSAARLLKPGGRLVYATCSLIYQENQGVVEAFLANNPQFELKDPKEVLRDSFPMMGDLPIGASKNSSWWQLFPHIHGTDAFFGAILERKATT, encoded by the coding sequence ATGACTACTGATCAAAAAGCCATTGCAGCAAGGGCAAAAGCACTCCCGCAACACGTTGAGCACTTAGGCATCGTTATCACTGAGTTGATGAAATTTGCTCACCCAGCTGATATGGTGGTGAGTAGATACTTTCGCTCTAACCCGCGCTTAGGCAATAGAGATCGTGCATTGATTGCTGAGGCCTCATTTGCATTCTTGCGCAGAAAAACTGAAATTTCCCAATTTGCCGAAAGTGGCGCAGGCCCATTGGCCAGGCGTTTAGCCCTTTTGGCTTTGTTGGTCACGATGATTGAAAGTGGTCTTGGATCAGGTAATCGTTCTGAAAGCGCATTGGCTGACTTGGCTTTTGTGGTGCATCCGAATGAAATCGATTGGCTGCAACGCTTTGGCACTATTGATAGAAATACCTTGGCTCCATTAACCCGAGTTAATTTGCCTGAGTGGATCTGGAATGCCTTAGGCTCATCTGTTCCTAAAGATGAGTGCTTGCCACTGGCTGAAGCGATGCTCAAGGCCGCTTCTTTAGATTTACGCGTTAACACCATCAAAACTCAAAGAGAAGACCTTCTAGGCGTTTTAAACGACCTTGGTGGGCGTTATGCGGCAGAACCCACCCCGTACGCCCCAAACGGCGTTAGATTGAAGGGTAAGCCTGCTCTTCAGACCCAAGAATTCTTTAAAAATGGCTTTGCTGAAGTGCAAGATGAGGGCAGCCAATTATTGGGCATGCTTTTAGAGCCTAAGCGCGGCGAGATGGTGGTGGATTTTTGTGCTGGAGCAGGTGGCAAGACCTTGTCTTTGGGCGCCATGATGAAGTCCAGCGGCCGTTTGTACGCTTTTGATGTTTCTGAGAAACGTTTGGCTAACTTGAAGCCTCGTTTGGCCAAGAGTGGCTTGTCCAACGTTCATCCTGTGTGGATCGACAATGAGAACGATGCCAAGGTGAAGCGTTTGGCTGGCAAGATTGACAGAGTGTTGGTCGATGCCCCTTGTAGCGGCCTGGGTACTTTGCGTCGCAATCCAGATCTGAAGTGGCGTCAGTCCCCGCAAAGCGTGGCTGAATTGACGCAAAAGCAGCTATCTATCCTGACTTCAGCGGCCAGATTGTTAAAGCCAGGCGGTCGCTTGGTGTATGCAACCTGCAGCTTGATTTATCAAGAAAATCAAGGGGTTGTTGAAGCCTTTTTGGCCAATAACCCTCAATTTGAGCTAAAAGACCCTAAAGAAGTCTTAAGAGACAGCTTCCCGATGATGGGTGATTTGCCGATTGGGGCTAGCAAAAACAGCTCTTGGTGGCAGTTATTTCCTCACATTCATGGCACAGACGCGTTTTTTGGCGCCATTTTGGAACGAAAAGCCACAACTTAA